In Cyprinus carpio isolate SPL01 chromosome B16, ASM1834038v1, whole genome shotgun sequence, the following are encoded in one genomic region:
- the aicda gene encoding single-stranded DNA cytosine deaminase, with protein sequence MISKLDSVLMTQRKFIFHYKNVRWARGRNETYLCFVVKRRTGPDSLSFDFGHLRNRSGCHVELLFLRHLGALCPGLWGSSVDGARIGYAVTWFCSWSPCSKCAEQLAHFLSQTPNLRLRIFVSRLYFCDEEDSQEREGLRHLKRAGVQISVMTYKDYFYCWQTFVARKEKSFKAWDGLHENSVRLVRKLNQILQPCETEDLRDGFALLGL encoded by the exons ATGATCAGCAAGTTGGACAG TGTGCTCATGACCCAGAGGAAATTTATCTTCCATTATAAGAATGTGCGCTGGGCCCGAGGGAGAAACGAGACATACCTTTGTTTTGTAGTAAAGAGACGCACCGGCCCTGATTCCCTGTCCTTTGACTTCGGACACCTGCGCAATCGCTCTGGCTGCCATGTAGA GCTGCTCTTCCTTCGTCACTTGGGTGCGTTGTGTCCGGGGCTGTGGGGCTCCAGTGTGGACGGTGCGAGAATTGGTTACGCAGTGACCTGGTTCTGTTCCTGGTCGCCCTGCTCTAAATGCGCTGAACAACTTGCCCACTTCCTGTCACAGACGCCCAATCTGCGTCTGAGAATCTTTGTGTCACGCCTTTACTTCTGTGATGAAGAGGACAGCCAGGAGAGGGAAGGACTGCGACACCTGAAGAGGGCAGGAGTGCAGATCTCTGTGATGACTTATAAAG ACTATTTCTACTGCTGGCAAACATTTGTTGCACGGAAGGAGAAGAGTTTTAAAGCCTGGGATGGCCTTCACGAAAACTCTGTCCGACTTGTTCGAAAACTCAATCAGATCCTGCAG CCCTGCGAGACTGAGGATCTGAGGGACGGGTTTGCTCTCCTCGGGCTATGA
- the mfap5 gene encoding microfibril associated protein 5 — MGSYPVSVLLCCCFFVLVTVQAQQTEIHDTDATALPPPDCREETYPCTRMYSVHRPIKRCIHSLCLYSLPRVYVINKEICVRTVCQQDEILMAELCREKSGWPKRQKRTTMSRCRHANPKTWANRA; from the exons ATGGGCAGCTATCCAGTCTCTGTGCTGTTATGCTGTTGTTTCTTTG TACTTGTTACTGTCCAGGCACAGCAAACTG AAATCCATGACACTGATGCCACTGCTTTGCCACCGCCAG ACTGCAGAGAGGAAACATACCCCTGCACCAGGATGTACTCTGTTCATCGCCCGATAAAGAGATGCATCCATTCACTCTGTCTCTACAG TCTTCCAAGAGTCTATGTGATCAACAAAGAAATCTGTGTGAGAACCGTGTGCCAGCAAGACGAGATCCTGATGG ctgaactCTGTAGAGAGAAATCGGGTTGGCCAAAACGCCAAAAGAGGACAACTATGAGTCGCTGTCGCCATGCCAACCCAAAAACCTGGGCAAACAGGGCCTAA
- the sbk3 gene encoding uncharacterized serine/threonine-protein kinase SBK3, whose translation MTTAPKELDELCYLTAQSMTSLVTSQHFKLIKKLGEGSYGKVMLAVHRRRGTPMALKFFPRSSTTLQAFLREYNLSISYCTHPSLTRAIGIFYSTPSNYVFAQEAGLYGDLYDVIVSEEGVSEESAQRVMSQLSGAVSHLHSLGFVHRDIKPENIFLCDRACRWVKLGDFGLARAQGTEVRAVWYNSPFCVPEVEGAKTVSDAEEAEDIWMSVEPSLDTWALGILIYCLLTSCFPWEESTSDDPSYCKYRDWFNRIEQREEAQDTVREENEAEIDVPPQFDSLSSFVLTLLRKLLNPLPRLRPGPDEILSYLGGPWLLKTEKEEMRRELEAQEEAKKMYERGGVEAEKEILGRRER comes from the exons ATGACT ACTGCACCTAAAGAACTGGACGAGCTGTGCTACCTCACGGCTCAGTCCATGACATCACTGGTGACATCACAGCACTTCAAGCTCATCAAAAAGCTGGGAGAGGGCTCGTACGGCAAGGTGATGCTGGCTGTGCATCGGAGGAGAG GAACCCCAATGGCTCTGAAGTTCTTCCCCCGTAGCTCCACCACTCTTCAAGCTTTCCTGCGGGAATACAATCTCTCCATCTCCTACTGCACACACCCTTCTTTAACACGGGCTATAGGCATCTTCTACTCCACTCCTTCTAACTATGTCTTTGCCCAGGAGGCTGGTCTCTATGGCGACCTGTATGATGTCATCGTGTCAGAG GAGGGGGTGAGTGAGGAGTCTGCACAACGTGTGATGTCTCAGTTGAGTGGTGCTGTGTCTCATCTCCATTCTCTTGGCTTTGTGCACCGTGACATCAAGCCAGAGAACATCTTCTTGTGTGACCGTGCTTGTCGCTGGGTCAAACTGGGCGACTTTGGCCTGGCTCGAGCACAGGGGACCGAGGTCCGTGCTGTGTGGTACAACTCACCTTTCTGTGTGCCCGAGGTAGAGGGCGCCAAGACAGTCAGCGATGCAGAGGAAGCGGAGGACATCTGGATGTCCGTGGAGCCCAGTTTGGATACTTGGGCTTTGGGGATCCTCATATACTGCCTGCTGACGAGCTGCTTCCCCTGGGAGGAGAGCACTTCTGATGACCCTTCCTACTGCAAGTATAGAGACTGGTTCAACCGAATCGAACAGAGAGAGGAGGCACAAGACACTGTGAGGGAGGAGAATGAAGCAGAAATTGATGTGCCCCCGCAGTTTGACTCTTTAAGCTCATTCGTCCTCACCTTGCTGAGAAAGCTGCTGAACCCGCTGCCCCGGCTTCGCCCCGGGCCTGATGAGATCCTGTCTTACCTCGGGGGACCTTGGTTActgaagacagagaaagaggagatGAGGAGAGAGCTGGAGGCACAAGAGGAGGCCAAGAAGATGTATGAGAGAGGAGGGGTGGAAGCGGAAAAAGAGATATTGGGACGGAGGGAGAGATAA